Proteins encoded in a region of the Spiroplasma endosymbiont of Amphimallon solstitiale genome:
- a CDS encoding transposase-like zinc-binding domain-containing protein encodes MSDKDFIEIFRENKTRIKQIEKKEKFEAVEQKFKEKGIQCPDCSSFLCTKYGSKDYKQRYKCKSCNITFHAFKNHYFYWSHLSHDQWDLLIQIATLGQSAYIISQFINTTNKTAWFNRQKFMKSTQLVKTQNQFVKLKARIEVDETFIKEIHKGNFKDPNDPRKQWIEENAKDLNCCIQMAIDENRNIYAQTTNTKRLNKKWVQENLTSKLIEENSIIVCDMQVLYDTVAKQTKSTIQQFKSKENKELNYKKLSNVSKIQSSLKEFITHYHGIGFTNIQNYLNLWKWKYQHYGLTPYQKSNVLYFSL; translated from the coding sequence TTGTCTGATAAAGATTTTATTGAGATTTTTAGAGAAAATAAAACTAGAATTAAACAAATTGAAAAAAAAGAAAAATTTGAAGCAGTCGAACAAAAATTCAAAGAGAAAGGGATTCAATGTCCAGATTGTAGTTCTTTTTTGTGTACTAAATATGGTAGTAAAGATTATAAGCAAAGATATAAATGTAAAAGTTGTAATATTACTTTTCATGCTTTTAAAAATCATTATTTTTATTGAAGTCATTTATCTCATGATCAATGAGATTTATTGATACAAATAGCTACTTTAGGTCAATCTGCTTACATTATTTCTCAATTTATTAATACTACAAATAAAACTGCCTGATTTAATCGTCAAAAATTTATGAAATCAACACAATTAGTAAAAACACAAAATCAATTTGTAAAATTAAAAGCTAGAATTGAAGTTGACGAAACTTTTATCAAAGAAATTCATAAAGGAAACTTTAAAGATCCAAATGATCCAAGAAAACAATGAATTGAAGAAAATGCTAAAGATTTAAATTGTTGTATTCAAATGGCAATTGATGAAAACCGAAATATCTATGCTCAAACAACAAATACTAAAAGATTAAATAAAAAATGAGTACAAGAAAACTTAACATCGAAACTTATCGAAGAAAATTCAATTATAGTTTGTGATATGCAAGTATTATATGATACAGTAGCTAAACAAACTAAATCCACTATCCAGCAGTTTAAATCAAAAGAAAATAAAGAATTAAATTATAAAAAATTAAGTAATGTCAGTAAAATACAATCAAGTTTAAAAGAATTTATTACTCATTACCATGGCATTGGATTTACCAATATTCAAAATTACCTCAATTTATGGAAATGAAAATATCAACACTACGGATTAACCCCTTATCAAAAATCCAATGTGTTATATTTCAGTTTGTAA
- a CDS encoding IS30 family transposase, producing the protein MYHYFSTKLKENITKSIIKFISKLQKGTVKTITFDRGKEFSKWKLIEKNCNVKIYFADPGKPCQRGLNENNNGILRRYLPKSTDLSSYKQKDLNTIAFQINSTPRKSLSYKRPIDLIQLF; encoded by the coding sequence ATGTATCATTACTTTTCTACAAAATTAAAGGAAAATATTACAAAAAGTATAATAAAATTTATTTCAAAGTTACAAAAAGGAACAGTTAAAACTATTACTTTTGATCGTGGTAAAGAATTTAGTAAATGAAAATTAATCGAAAAAAATTGTAATGTTAAGATTTATTTTGCAGATCCTGGTAAACCTTGTCAAAGAGGTTTAAATGAAAATAATAATGGTATTTTAAGAAGATATTTACCAAAATCTACAGATCTATCTTCATATAAACAAAAAGATTTAAATACTATAGCATTTCAAATTAATTCTACACCCAGAAAATCACTATCTTATAAAAGACCAATAGATTTAATACAATTATTTTAA